From Staphylothermus hellenicus DSM 12710, a single genomic window includes:
- the proS gene encoding proline--tRNA ligase, which translates to MGEILSLERFRLDKYSDFPKWYHEILKHAKIVDTRYPVKGMNVWMPYGLKALRMIQKIMINLLEETGHEEAYFPTMIPESVFSKEKDFLQGFGGETFVVEGTMTKKFNEKLFVRPTSETVMYYMWNIWIKGRKDLPLKMYQIVNVFRYETKMTHPILRVREIMSFIEAHTAHATSEEAEKQINEALNIYKKFFDSLLLPYFIVKTPPWDTFAGAEYNYDFITAMPDGKGLELGSVINLGQKFARAFDIKFMDSDGKTKYVYQTCYGVSERTLGAVIAIHGDKKGLFLPPIIAPIQVVIVPIARRDEQDIIEYARGISEKLSEAGIRTYLDDDPEHTPGWKYYFWEMKGVPTRIEIGRRELNNNTVTIARRDGAKKITVNINELIDKLRIIWTEINDYLRNKAIEHLKKMTIITDKPEEIGKGVKGLIITPWDGTKECAEELEEITGKQVLGEIIESPIKLPSLQGKTICNRKPDRYVLIGTTY; encoded by the coding sequence ATGGGTGAGATTTTGAGTCTGGAAAGATTTAGACTAGATAAATACTCTGATTTTCCTAAATGGTACCATGAAATATTGAAACATGCAAAAATAGTTGATACCAGGTACCCGGTTAAAGGAATGAACGTGTGGATGCCTTATGGATTAAAAGCTTTAAGAATGATTCAAAAGATAATGATTAATCTTCTCGAGGAAACCGGTCATGAAGAAGCATATTTTCCAACAATGATACCTGAATCAGTGTTTTCTAAAGAGAAAGATTTTCTCCAAGGATTTGGTGGTGAAACATTTGTTGTTGAGGGTACAATGACTAAGAAATTCAACGAAAAACTCTTCGTTCGCCCCACTAGTGAAACAGTCATGTATTATATGTGGAATATATGGATTAAGGGAAGAAAAGATCTTCCCCTGAAAATGTATCAAATAGTTAATGTATTCAGGTATGAAACAAAAATGACCCATCCCATTTTAAGGGTTAGAGAAATAATGAGCTTCATAGAAGCACACACGGCTCACGCTACTAGCGAGGAAGCTGAAAAACAGATCAATGAAGCATTAAACATATATAAGAAGTTCTTCGACTCACTCCTACTACCATATTTCATTGTTAAGACTCCGCCTTGGGATACTTTTGCTGGTGCAGAATATAACTATGATTTTATAACAGCTATGCCGGATGGTAAGGGCTTAGAACTTGGTTCAGTTATTAATTTGGGCCAGAAATTTGCTAGAGCATTTGATATAAAATTCATGGATAGTGATGGAAAAACTAAGTATGTTTATCAAACATGTTATGGTGTTAGTGAGAGAACATTAGGAGCTGTTATTGCAATACATGGTGATAAAAAAGGATTGTTTCTCCCACCCATAATAGCTCCTATACAAGTTGTTATAGTGCCTATAGCTAGAAGAGATGAGCAGGACATAATAGAGTATGCTAGGGGGATCAGTGAAAAACTCTCAGAAGCCGGTATTAGAACGTATTTAGATGATGACCCAGAGCATACGCCTGGCTGGAAATATTATTTCTGGGAAATGAAAGGTGTACCAACAAGAATCGAGATAGGTAGAAGAGAACTTAATAACAATACTGTCACAATTGCTAGGAGAGATGGCGCTAAAAAGATTACTGTAAACATTAACGAGTTAATAGATAAACTAAGAATTATTTGGACAGAGATCAATGATTATCTAAGGAATAAAGCAATAGAACATTTGAAGAAAATGACTATTATAACTGATAAACCTGAAGAGATAGGTAAAGGCGTGAAGGGATTAATTATTACCCCATGGGATGGAACAAAGGAGTGCGCAGAAGAACTAGAAGAGATTACTGGAAAACAAGTTTTAGGCGAAATAATTGAATCACCTATAAAACTACCTAGTCTTCAAGGAAAAACTATTTGTAATAGAAAACCTGATAGATACGTGTTAATCGGCACCACATATTAA
- a CDS encoding M28 family peptidase, translating to MEYHVLHRDKFHREAIAGSEVEHQIASGIKEYFKEYSDWAKIIKVPLDTWEEISCTISFHDNILNCKSMPFTLSGEVEGEPVFADYLGDKIVSNKQVSGNIVFIPFPDDPDDSKYVVLKLYEHGAKAVIFYDVLPGRYRRMVIIGDEDYSFSHGAPSPIPVASIRKEDYLRIYKEMPRRIIFRSNTKITHNAQGYTVIAGINGRGDREIHVTAHHDHWFSGFSDNMVGVELLIQLMKKYRKNWNEHNLVFISYTAEESGSPYFTSWYWIWGSRYYLELLEARNDTSKIIADVNVDAIYTYPLHFNANPSLMDCINKLVESGRGIYDGYNYTDFDSYSYTLHGIPAITLHTLKEMKHIYHTNLDDGREVYDYIISNALETLDDTVRCINNNMPKYRYITKYIKERLGDKTPLEARNLVSKLETINNKINEDASIRIVTRELSSIIYVPSQDGLFTSDLLADVVEIMDKLDKIDQYIGKRIRVKVVDREQFLDISPTNHNKEELIKSLQYALIQRINLYNKRIEDIIKNIVLYKKYEKQP from the coding sequence ATGGAATACCATGTCTTACATAGGGATAAATTTCATAGAGAAGCTATTGCCGGCTCCGAGGTAGAACACCAAATAGCTAGTGGTATTAAGGAATATTTCAAAGAATATAGTGATTGGGCGAAGATCATAAAAGTCCCCCTAGATACATGGGAGGAAATAAGCTGTACTATAAGCTTTCACGATAATATATTGAATTGTAAATCAATGCCATTTACATTATCTGGAGAAGTAGAGGGTGAGCCTGTTTTTGCTGATTATTTAGGTGATAAAATAGTTTCTAATAAACAAGTATCTGGAAACATTGTTTTTATTCCGTTTCCAGATGATCCTGATGATTCAAAATATGTTGTTCTAAAACTCTACGAACACGGCGCTAAAGCCGTTATTTTCTATGATGTTCTCCCGGGAAGGTATAGGAGAATGGTGATTATAGGAGATGAGGACTATAGCTTTAGTCATGGAGCACCATCGCCTATACCAGTTGCTTCTATAAGGAAGGAGGATTATCTTAGAATATATAAGGAAATGCCTCGGAGAATAATTTTTAGATCTAATACAAAAATAACACATAATGCGCAAGGCTACACCGTGATTGCTGGAATAAATGGGCGTGGAGACAGAGAAATACATGTAACAGCTCATCACGATCACTGGTTTAGTGGATTCAGCGATAACATGGTTGGCGTTGAACTCCTTATTCAGCTAATGAAGAAGTATAGGAAAAACTGGAATGAACATAATCTAGTCTTCATCTCTTACACCGCTGAAGAATCGGGGTCACCATATTTTACAAGCTGGTACTGGATATGGGGTAGCAGATATTATCTCGAATTATTAGAGGCTAGAAATGATACCTCAAAGATAATTGCTGATGTAAATGTAGATGCTATATATACTTATCCATTACATTTCAACGCTAATCCATCGCTTATGGATTGTATAAATAAACTAGTTGAGAGCGGGAGAGGAATCTATGATGGATATAATTACACAGATTTCGACAGCTACTCTTATACTCTTCACGGAATTCCAGCAATTACGCTTCATACCCTTAAGGAGATGAAACATATCTACCATACCAACCTCGATGATGGTAGAGAAGTCTATGATTATATAATCAGTAATGCTTTAGAAACATTAGATGATACGGTGAGATGTATAAATAATAATATGCCAAAATATAGATACATAACTAAATACATTAAAGAAAGACTCGGCGATAAAACACCTCTTGAAGCAAGAAATCTAGTATCAAAACTTGAAACAATAAATAATAAGATAAACGAAGATGCTTCTATTAGGATTGTTACACGAGAACTTAGCTCAATAATATATGTTCCCAGCCAAGATGGATTATTTACATCTGACCTACTCGCCGATGTTGTTGAGATAATGGATAAACTAGACAAAATAGATCAATATATAGGGAAAAGAATTAGAGTCAAAGTTGTTGATAGAGAACAGTTCCTAGATATATCGCCGACTAATCATAATAAAGAAGAACTAATAAAAAGCCTACAATATGCATTAATTCAACGAATTAATTTATATAATAAAAGAATTGAAGACATTATAAAAAATATTGTTCTATATAAGAAATACGAGAAACAACCCTGA
- the xerA gene encoding site-specific tyrosine recombinase/integron integrase yields MPPKIDLGKAPDGILELDNKDILEEFIFALEAAGASEDTVRAYRSAIKDFLEFLGEKPLRNVSLRDIILWRNHRLKNGFSKAKTRDKKKWQTTLHYYSMFLNRFFNWLGLNIRIPRIRKPPRKIHVLNDDEIRKLLKSIRDPLDKLILFILLDTGLRSKELLGIRVSDIDFENRTITVTSTKYDKERKVLVTSRTIELIRSWIELKNLGKEDRLIPLTYSGLYKRIKRLGKRAGIPVWKIRPHILRHTFATQALKKGLSLPYLQRLLGHSDIKTTQVYLHVTVDDIRSEYDKVMEVNTYRCPNCGREIPADARFCPYCGYVLVKEKNSSSIST; encoded by the coding sequence ATGCCTCCAAAAATAGATTTGGGTAAAGCTCCAGACGGTATTTTGGAACTAGATAATAAGGATATCCTAGAAGAATTTATATTTGCATTGGAAGCGGCTGGAGCAAGCGAAGACACTGTAAGAGCTTATAGATCAGCTATTAAGGATTTCCTAGAATTTCTCGGAGAGAAACCTTTACGTAACGTATCGTTAAGAGATATTATATTGTGGAGAAATCACAGGTTGAAAAACGGGTTCTCCAAGGCTAAAACAAGAGATAAGAAAAAATGGCAGACAACCCTTCATTACTACTCAATGTTTCTGAACAGATTCTTTAATTGGCTCGGATTAAATATTAGGATCCCGCGTATTAGAAAACCTCCTAGAAAAATCCATGTTTTAAACGATGATGAAATACGTAAATTGCTGAAATCAATAAGGGATCCGTTAGATAAGCTGATATTATTTATATTATTAGATACAGGTTTAAGAAGTAAGGAGCTCTTAGGCATTAGGGTTTCAGATATTGATTTCGAGAATAGAACGATAACAGTGACTTCAACAAAGTATGATAAGGAGAGAAAAGTTCTTGTAACGTCTAGGACTATAGAGCTTATACGTTCATGGATAGAACTAAAAAATCTGGGGAAAGAAGATAGATTAATTCCTCTAACATACAGTGGATTATATAAGCGTATTAAGAGACTCGGTAAGAGAGCTGGTATACCAGTTTGGAAGATTAGGCCACACATACTAAGGCATACTTTTGCAACACAAGCTTTGAAGAAAGGGTTAAGCCTACCATATCTTCAAAGATTACTGGGTCATTCAGATATTAAAACTACACAGGTATACCTACATGTTACAGTTGATGATATTAGGAGCGAATACGACAAGGTAATGGAGGTAAACACGTATAGATGCCCTAATTGTGGAAGAGAAATTCCAGCTGATGCACGGTTCTGCCCATACTGTGGATACGTTCTCGTTAAAGAAAAGAACTCATCCTCTATATCCACTTAG
- a CDS encoding DHHA1 domain-containing protein, giving the protein MSRWVVLVHGDSDGVCSGALIYRYLSSKNNVVEVFFTHPAGLASDLAEFTRNGDNMFIADIALSEQHLYDIEKILRERSRYGEIIYVDHHPEPLRLKPYELPGIIIHDICCSASELTYRFLEEKGLAQEYSRVALYGAIGDYLDETSWVKKTINEWDKRSIYFEAGVLVQGLEGSRKMYDFKRRIVRLLADNRLPSENSELLLRALIQSHNDEELRIWVRRNVCIKGKVSYVADPPGSIGRAANYARVYGGSRVGLAYETRGNMLIMSLRAINGIDLNTILRKITVSLGGTGGGHAFAAGARISSDKFNEFLELLNKNIDKNNDSGKT; this is encoded by the coding sequence TTGTCTAGATGGGTTGTTCTTGTCCATGGGGATAGTGATGGTGTTTGCAGTGGAGCACTCATATATAGGTATCTTTCCTCGAAAAACAATGTTGTTGAAGTATTTTTTACGCATCCAGCAGGTTTGGCAAGTGATCTAGCGGAGTTTACACGTAATGGGGACAATATGTTTATAGCCGATATTGCTCTAAGCGAGCAACACCTCTACGATATAGAGAAGATTTTACGTGAGAGAAGCAGATATGGTGAAATAATATATGTTGATCATCATCCAGAACCTTTAAGGCTTAAACCATACGAACTACCCGGTATAATAATTCATGATATTTGTTGTTCAGCATCAGAGCTAACATATAGGTTTCTCGAAGAAAAAGGCCTTGCTCAAGAATATAGTCGTGTAGCACTATATGGTGCTATAGGTGATTATCTAGATGAGACAAGCTGGGTTAAGAAAACAATTAATGAATGGGATAAGAGAAGCATTTATTTTGAAGCAGGAGTTCTTGTACAAGGCTTAGAAGGCTCTCGTAAAATGTATGATTTCAAAAGGAGAATAGTTCGTTTATTAGCAGATAACAGGCTGCCTAGTGAGAACTCAGAGTTATTGTTAAGAGCACTTATACAGAGCCATAATGATGAAGAACTTAGAATATGGGTTAGAAGAAATGTATGTATTAAGGGAAAAGTCTCGTATGTAGCTGATCCCCCGGGAAGTATTGGCCGTGCAGCGAATTATGCTAGAGTTTATGGGGGTAGCAGAGTTGGTTTAGCATATGAGACAAGAGGAAATATGCTGATTATGAGTCTCAGAGCTATTAATGGAATTGATCTAAACACTATTCTGAGAAAAATAACTGTCTCATTAGGGGGAACAGGTGGAGGACATGCTTTCGCAGCTGGTGCTAGGATCTCATCTGATAAGTTCAATGAGTTCCTAGAACTATTGAATAAGAATATAGACAAAAACAATGATTCGGGGAAAACCTAG
- a CDS encoding DUF2258 domain-containing protein, whose protein sequence is MSEGTERIENELSTGLVIAGAYANKLRRTLFAQLRDLVKKNKEFAREVARASGEINRLLYIILVENLGCDKGDVVRIRVKYVVDPSEWRIKWNYDTLRIEYFKRQPDEKVMEVVKKVLKEKLADIQKQYREAPTSEEAEKILRGEVKTPEEEWAEEKEEKTLEVMGSTQPIVKEAEKPVAADIRNEIATVDPIGETLMGGAIFRIASSRGENIGIASLEPHAGGWIIDAIIIKEGKAFRAHLKAQHNKEEYMSKPDLLADELRKSSFIEISKKDAESIIKAKMEEIT, encoded by the coding sequence ATGAGCGAGGGAACAGAAAGAATTGAAAATGAATTAAGCACGGGATTAGTAATAGCTGGTGCTTATGCAAATAAGCTTAGAAGAACGCTTTTCGCACAATTAAGGGATTTGGTTAAAAAGAATAAAGAGTTTGCAAGAGAGGTTGCTAGAGCATCAGGCGAGATAAACAGGCTACTATACATTATACTTGTAGAGAATCTCGGCTGTGATAAAGGCGATGTTGTTAGAATAAGAGTTAAATACGTTGTTGACCCCTCCGAGTGGAGAATAAAATGGAACTATGACACTCTTAGAATAGAGTATTTTAAGAGACAACCGGACGAGAAAGTAATGGAAGTTGTTAAGAAAGTATTAAAGGAAAAACTAGCAGATATACAGAAACAATACCGGGAAGCACCAACTAGTGAAGAAGCAGAGAAAATTCTTAGAGGAGAAGTGAAAACACCTGAAGAAGAATGGGCTGAAGAGAAAGAGGAGAAAACACTCGAGGTAATGGGTTCTACTCAGCCAATAGTTAAGGAAGCAGAGAAGCCTGTTGCCGCGGATATAAGAAATGAAATAGCAACAGTTGATCCTATAGGAGAAACATTGATGGGTGGAGCAATATTTAGAATAGCCAGTAGTAGAGGAGAAAACATTGGTATTGCCTCGCTAGAACCACATGCTGGAGGCTGGATTATTGATGCAATAATTATAAAAGAGGGAAAAGCTTTCCGTGCACATTTAAAGGCTCAACATAATAAGGAAGAATACATGAGTAAACCAGATCTATTAGCTGATGAGCTAAGAAAATCATCATTTATAGAAATCTCGAAGAAAGATGCTGAATCAATTATTAAGGCTAAAATGGAGGAGATCACTTAA
- a CDS encoding bifunctional phosphoglucose/phosphomannose isomerase codes for MEDLYLGWIEQLRKGLEQWGSVKVPGKYRLVFIAGMGGSGIVGDYVAALSNIKGSIPVLVSKSHLVPSFLGRDDLVFIVSYSGNTLETRIAYEKAAEKKPRIIIVSSNGLLESIAAENNIPFIPIIKGVAPRTALPHMLYAILGVLDSSGYSIVSHSEAVDAYENLKNNVKEAVDKAHELSSFIAEHKGLPILATHTPLEALVVRGKNEFNENSKIPVKVEVAPEWMHNDIVGWEKPFENKYSAIIIRDPSDDIGSKLVDFMKKIYMSNNIPIYELDLQGSTFLEKLLYGSLVLGLASVKLARIRGVDPLATENITLYKKDAPKIFGRS; via the coding sequence ATGGAGGATCTCTATCTTGGATGGATTGAGCAGTTAAGAAAAGGCTTGGAGCAGTGGGGCAGTGTTAAGGTTCCAGGCAAGTATAGATTAGTGTTTATAGCTGGCATGGGTGGTAGCGGTATTGTTGGAGACTATGTTGCTGCACTAAGCAATATTAAAGGTTCTATACCGGTTCTTGTTTCTAAAAGCCATTTAGTCCCAAGTTTCCTTGGCAGAGATGATTTAGTATTTATTGTCAGCTATAGTGGGAACACATTGGAAACTAGGATCGCATATGAAAAAGCTGCTGAGAAAAAGCCGCGGATAATTATTGTTTCAAGCAATGGATTATTGGAGAGTATTGCTGCCGAGAACAATATACCTTTTATCCCAATTATTAAGGGTGTTGCTCCGAGAACCGCGTTGCCGCACATGTTATATGCTATACTAGGAGTTCTTGATTCTTCAGGGTACAGTATTGTGAGCCATAGTGAAGCGGTTGATGCATATGAGAATTTAAAGAATAATGTGAAAGAAGCAGTTGATAAAGCACATGAGCTGTCAAGTTTCATCGCTGAACATAAGGGTTTACCTATTCTAGCAACCCATACACCATTGGAAGCATTAGTTGTGAGGGGGAAGAACGAGTTCAACGAAAACTCTAAGATCCCTGTCAAAGTAGAGGTTGCTCCTGAATGGATGCATAACGATATTGTTGGGTGGGAGAAACCGTTTGAGAACAAGTATTCAGCAATAATAATCCGTGATCCAAGCGATGATATTGGTTCTAAACTAGTTGATTTCATGAAGAAGATCTATATGAGCAATAACATACCAATATATGAGCTGGATCTACAAGGTAGTACTTTTCTCGAGAAACTACTGTATGGTAGCTTGGTCCTTGGCCTTGCAAGCGTTAAGCTGGCTAGGATTAGAGGAGTTGATCCCTTAGCTACCGAGAATATCACGTTATATAAGAAGGATGCCCCCAAAATATTTGGGAGAAGCTAG
- a CDS encoding geranylgeranylglycerol-phosphate geranylgeranyltransferase has translation MGWLKELFATTRPINSFMTGIGVVFAYLVFTDYSIDCPLCIIIGFITGYLGAASSMLINDYVDREVDAVNKPWKPIPSGRIDPGTIYYSSISMLIIIPFINIFLGIAPLITALTYSVVGYMYSYLRKYWWSHFIVSISTTGPIIYGYILAGMPINKLVFTILFSTTIFIITTGREVLKATIDIVGDKKYGYVTIPIKYGVETAGKTILSAGILGSLMGILAGILGGAGILYMVLIIIAAALYTVWAYKSFKRINDKTILEKARKNMLYAMMIGLLAFWLSSL, from the coding sequence TTGGGTTGGTTAAAGGAATTATTTGCCACGACACGGCCTATTAACTCGTTCATGACCGGTATAGGCGTTGTTTTCGCATATCTCGTATTTACAGATTATAGTATAGACTGCCCACTATGCATAATCATTGGATTCATAACTGGTTATCTAGGAGCAGCATCATCTATGCTGATAAACGATTATGTTGATAGAGAAGTGGATGCTGTGAATAAGCCGTGGAAACCTATACCTAGTGGGAGAATCGATCCTGGAACAATATATTATTCCAGCATATCCATGCTTATCATTATACCGTTTATCAATATTTTCCTAGGCATAGCACCCCTAATAACTGCGCTAACATATAGTGTGGTAGGATACATGTATAGTTATTTGAGAAAATACTGGTGGAGCCACTTCATAGTATCCATAAGCACTACTGGGCCAATAATTTATGGCTACATATTAGCAGGTATGCCGATAAACAAGCTTGTCTTCACAATACTGTTCTCCACAACAATCTTCATTATAACTACTGGTAGAGAAGTATTGAAGGCAACAATAGATATTGTCGGAGATAAAAAATATGGATACGTAACAATACCTATAAAGTATGGTGTGGAAACCGCGGGAAAAACCATTTTATCAGCTGGAATACTAGGCTCACTAATGGGTATATTAGCTGGAATACTTGGAGGAGCAGGGATACTATACATGGTGCTAATAATTATCGCCGCAGCCCTCTACACGGTATGGGCTTATAAGAGCTTTAAAAGAATAAATGATAAAACAATATTGGAGAAAGCCCGAAAAAACATGTTATACGCCATGATGATCGGGCTGCTGGCTTTTTGGCTATCATCTCTCTAG
- the galT gene encoding galactose-1-phosphate uridylyltransferase, producing MLGINEIRWNPLLKQWIIVAGHRGRRPWRPGERGKRFCPFCPGAPETKDLGEWDVIVLPNKYPALTPNPPKPEDPGTPLFRVGEARGVCKVLVETPRHEGDLHDLSLEHMVKVINMFREEYEKLSRLPFVEYVAEFRNKGREVGVSLSHPHSQIYALPFIPPKITAEIESFREYYEEMGKCLLCDILAEERRLGKRIVYANKLFTVLLPYYAMWPYEVHVIPHRHLGSLMDFNSEDSLYLADALRVVTATYNVLLRKDAPYIMVFHQNPSKKKLGYYHMHIEFYQPYRDRDKLKYAAGIEWGFGVFTYDGVPEEKAGELKKACSIAVDKRLDKVLGGCGGG from the coding sequence ATGTTGGGAATAAATGAGATTAGATGGAATCCTTTACTGAAACAATGGATTATTGTTGCCGGACATAGAGGTAGGAGGCCTTGGAGACCTGGGGAGAGAGGTAAACGTTTTTGCCCATTTTGTCCAGGCGCTCCTGAAACGAAGGATCTTGGAGAATGGGATGTTATCGTGTTGCCTAATAAGTATCCTGCCCTCACACCTAATCCTCCGAAGCCAGAGGATCCTGGGACCCCATTGTTCAGAGTAGGGGAGGCTAGGGGGGTTTGCAAGGTTCTTGTGGAAACTCCTAGGCATGAGGGGGATCTGCATGATTTATCTTTGGAGCATATGGTTAAAGTAATTAATATGTTTAGGGAGGAATACGAGAAATTATCTAGGCTACCGTTTGTTGAGTATGTTGCAGAGTTTAGGAATAAGGGTAGAGAAGTAGGTGTTTCGCTGAGCCATCCTCATTCACAAATATATGCTCTCCCATTTATTCCTCCAAAGATCACTGCTGAAATAGAGTCTTTTAGGGAGTACTATGAGGAGATGGGTAAGTGTTTACTATGTGATATCTTAGCTGAGGAGCGGAGGCTTGGTAAGAGAATAGTTTATGCGAACAAATTATTCACGGTTCTCCTCCCCTACTATGCTATGTGGCCTTACGAAGTACATGTTATTCCTCATAGACACCTGGGCTCCTTAATGGATTTCAATAGTGAGGATTCCCTATACTTGGCTGACGCGTTAAGAGTGGTTACTGCTACATATAATGTTTTGCTGAGAAAAGATGCTCCATACATAATGGTTTTCCACCAGAACCCCTCTAAGAAGAAGCTTGGCTATTATCATATGCATATAGAGTTTTATCAACCATACAGGGACAGGGATAAGCTGAAATATGCTGCTGGTATTGAGTGGGGTTTCGGTGTTTTCACATATGATGGTGTGCCGGAGGAGAAAGCCGGTGAGTTGAAGAAAGCATGTAGTATAGCTGTTGATAAACGCTTAGATAAAGTATTGGGTGGATGCGGTGGCGGATAA
- a CDS encoding galactokinase family protein: MADKDPTRYIVSEYKRFYGLEPEVIVSAPGRLDFLNTHQDYKGLPVVSIGINLRTYVAISRSPSNYSRIISLNMLWEDKGFQDIFRVENTFLRMDKWFGNYIRASMIALKQCCGSIGDVWALIYSDIPIGAGLASSAALLVAFIGGVNELYGLGLDRRDVAELAYHVEHDIMNIPCGRLDQYGSAYGGIVRIETKPPYNVEELQRINGVFVVLDSGIKHSTADIHPLRQAEINTGLRLLLQMNDLDRRVREKLAREYYAVKWDMIRYEEIKPYLYRLPVIPRKRIEFTFKMNDSTRLALEVLKGGIPSFEKWVTVLGWGWRDKILEAMKNSDPVLSLIGLTMNYQHILLRDLYDVSLPQIEKIRDAALSAGGLGAKISGAGLGGSLIVLAKDRGTAEKILRKALDNGAVRGWIVEIDSGLRREA; the protein is encoded by the coding sequence GTGGCGGATAAGGATCCTACAAGGTATATTGTCTCGGAATATAAGAGATTCTATGGTTTAGAGCCAGAAGTAATAGTTTCTGCTCCGGGGAGACTGGATTTCTTAAATACTCATCAAGACTATAAGGGCTTACCTGTTGTATCTATCGGTATAAATTTGAGAACATATGTTGCAATCTCTAGATCCCCCAGTAATTATTCTAGGATTATATCGTTGAACATGTTGTGGGAGGATAAGGGTTTCCAGGATATTTTCCGTGTTGAAAACACGTTTTTGAGGATGGATAAATGGTTTGGAAACTATATTAGAGCATCAATGATTGCTTTGAAACAATGCTGTGGAAGCATCGGGGATGTTTGGGCTCTAATATATAGTGATATACCTATCGGGGCTGGACTAGCTAGTAGCGCTGCATTACTGGTTGCATTTATTGGAGGTGTAAACGAGCTCTACGGGTTAGGCTTGGATAGGAGAGATGTTGCTGAGCTAGCTTATCATGTAGAACATGATATTATGAATATACCGTGTGGTAGACTGGACCAGTATGGCTCGGCTTATGGGGGTATTGTCAGGATAGAGACTAAGCCACCATATAATGTGGAGGAGCTACAACGTATTAATGGTGTATTCGTTGTTTTGGATTCAGGGATAAAGCATAGCACAGCGGATATTCATCCGTTGAGGCAAGCTGAGATAAATACGGGTTTGAGACTTCTACTCCAAATGAATGATCTGGATAGGAGGGTTAGGGAGAAACTAGCTCGTGAATACTATGCTGTTAAGTGGGATATGATAAGATATGAGGAGATAAAGCCTTACCTATACAGGTTACCGGTTATTCCTAGGAAGAGAATAGAGTTTACATTCAAAATGAATGATTCAACACGTCTCGCCCTAGAAGTATTGAAGGGGGGTATTCCTAGTTTTGAGAAGTGGGTAACGGTTCTTGGCTGGGGGTGGAGGGATAAAATATTGGAGGCCATGAAAAACAGTGATCCTGTTTTAAGCCTTATAGGATTAACTATGAATTACCAACACATCTTACTAAGGGATCTATACGATGTTAGCTTGCCCCAAATAGAGAAAATACGTGATGCAGCATTATCAGCCGGCGGTTTAGGAGCTAAGATTTCCGGGGCGGGACTGGGTGGTTCACTAATAGTGCTCGCAAAAGATAGGGGAACCGCTGAGAAAATACTGAGAAAAGCCCTAGACAACGGAGCTGTTCGTGGATGGATTGTAGAAATAGATTCTGGACTGAGAAGAGAAGCATAG